The Nerophis ophidion isolate RoL-2023_Sa linkage group LG07, RoL_Noph_v1.0, whole genome shotgun sequence genome contains a region encoding:
- the mn1b gene encoding transcriptional activator MN1, whose translation MFGSQINSRTPGQPERNKNQPRLNMGSHYKSTPFHAGGPPGAVEPGMGPMSDPQMLGLNMNMNGEQYGGFHSRGHSDMHASGGLQQQQQGAMHGFFNNQQPHQGHPHGHQPHPHQHHPHFSGSFGGPEPGSSCLHGARLMGYNNNAMGPQQGFGEGFDPLAEGQAGDGFPQQQQQRPANMPDFQHHGPPSGSHAVPAPCLPLDQSPNRAASFHGLPSSSSSSSDSHSLENRRLPNQGAVEGLEYNFPGEPPSGHFDVPVFSPSESESQLPHFGPGRAVPSGNFPGNPGMPRTPGMQGISKGHQQPPPQQPQHGMFFERFGNGRKVPVGMDPGVSARHPLMQQQQQAGLIARQNSCPPGLPRPPQAESGSTNPNILDGGVMMSGQHNQFEYPIHRLENRGLHPYGDPMFNMQQPAPLPSQQPPNQRLQHFDAPYMNMAKRPRFDFPNAHSAEGWCGGIENHLSPSSYPGLPGEFTPPVNEGFPPGPLQHTGPEQQSLQQRQNAAMMIKQMASRNQQQRMRQPSLQQLGHHGDVPPGPMGHGGPVGGMPQPNFDRENGGRMANVDGQNPHVNQENSWFQGSHPPGEMMSRRMGGAGSDSGPHDMGLQQNGPGMMFRPGMGMQDGHVQALHSPGMHSQFSGNMGNLSQMQSPGAGGGAGHPNAPAERRPADFPAPPMGAQPPFPYGGANRQGPPHNVSQGVNTSPGSFPPPSEFPPGQRSSVSKLGALSLGNFSKTSAKDSVFGQSCLAALSTACQNMIASLGAPNLNVTFNKKNQNEGKRKLSQTEQDINSSTSNGTGSAGPEYFQSSTSQNNQLPGTGNSNSKPASQNQTVQGEASALSPNYNMDATPCNEGKATTGSGRGRGRRKRDSGHVSPGIFFSSENGNPVVSPGQQTPSAGVGERGGGTPHEKHLSPSWGKGGDLMLGDQTDLMSSLDSGIQSVAKSDSSSPRVDFPDDVNAHFGNEDEVSSSSDAGGSSANKPNRSPMINGSPKMQINGQKPLSMGINNHTTSTPDSYGLSAGAGAGSSGVSHPGTPGGEQVRTPSSTSGQDEIHPLEILQAQIQLQRQQFSISEDQPLAMKNGKKNGDCASQNGDNELASCSPDAGKGSMGTIDLDALMAEQHATWFVPADKAMMDGSEDDKAMGPWEKNKSQNNNKEESELSQSKTGAGPPGAGGGGGGGNHLQCLSVHCTDELGDSKGRGGPVSSWRSLHSDISNRFGTFVAALT comes from the coding sequence ATGTTTGGTTCTCAGATTAATAGTAGAACCCCTGGCCAGCCAGAGAGAAACAAAAACCAACCCAGACTGAACATGGGCTCTCATTATAAAAGTACTCCTTTTCATGCTGGGGGTCCTCCGGGGGCTGTGGAGCCCGGCATGGGCCCTATGAGTGACCCCCAAATGCTCGGactgaacatgaacatgaacggAGAGCAGTACGGAGGGTTTCACTCGCGGGGTCACTCGGACATGCATGCAAGCGGCGGACTTCAGCAACAGCAACAAGGAGCCATGCATGGATTTTTTAACAACCAGCAACCTCATCAAGGACATCCTCACGGCCATCAACCTCACCCCCACCAACATCATCCCCACTTCAGTGGGAGTTTTGGAGGGCCAGAGCCAGGGTCATCATGCCTGCATGGTGCCAGGCTAATGGGCTACAATAACAATGCCATGGGACCACAGCAGGGCTTTGGAGAGGGATTTGATCCTCTCGCTGAGGGACAGGCAGGGGACGGCTTTccgcaacagcagcagcagcgacCTGCTAACATGCCTGACTTCCAACATCACGGGCCTCCCAGTGGCAGCCATGCTGTCCCTGCCCCCTGCCTACCCCTGGACCAGTCACCGAACCGGGCAGCTTCTTTCCATGGCCTGCCGTcatcctcctcgtcctcctctgATTCTCACAGCCTGGAGAACAGACGGCTGCCCAACCAAGGCGCTGTGGAGGGACTAGAATATAACTTCCCTGGTGAGCCCCCTTCCGGACATTTTGACGTACCTGTATTTTCACCATCTGAGTCAGAGTCTCAGCTACCCCATTTTGGTCCAGGAAGAGCAGTTCCCAGCGGGAATTTTCCAGGAAACCCTGGCATGCCTCGGACACCGGGCATGCAGGGCATCTCCAAAGGACACCAACAGCCGCCTCCACAGCAGCCTCAACACGGAATGTTTTTCGAGCGTTTTGGAAATGGCCGGAAGGTGCCCGTGGGAATGGACCCGGGGGTCAGTGCCAGACATCCTCTCATGCAACAGCAACAACAGGCTGGCTTGATAGCCAGACAAAACTCATGCCCTCCTGGCCTCCCCAGACCCCCTCAGGCTGAGTCTGGCTCCACAAACCCGAACATTCTGGATGGAGGGGTCATGATGAGTGGCCAACACAATCAGTTTGAATATCCCATTCACAGACTAGAAAATAGGGGTCTGCATCCCTATGGGGACCCCATGTTTAATATGCAACAGCCAGCTCCTCTTCCCTCCCAACAGCCCCCGAATCAGAGGCTACAACACTTTGACGCCCCTTATATGAACATGGCAAAAAGGCCTCGATTTGACTTTCCCAATGCGCATAGTGCTGAAGGCTGGTGTGGTGGCATCGAGAACCATCTCTCCCCCTCTTCCTACCCAGGACTGCCTGGGGAGTTCACCCCACCTGTGAATGAAGGTTTCCCACCAGGCCCACTGCAGCACACAGGACCTGAGCAACAATCTTTACAGCAGCGACAGAATGCAGCCATGATGATAAAACAGATGGCCTCTCGCAACCAACAGCAGAGAATGAGGCAGCCCAGTCTGCAGCAGCTTGGTCACCATGGCGATGTGCCTCCTGGCCCAATGGGTCACGGCGGCCCAGTAGGGGGCATGCCTCAGCCCAACTTTGACAGGGAGAATGGAGGCAGGATGGCCAATGTTGATGGACAAAATCCACACGTGAACCAGGAAAACTCCTGGTTTCAAGGGTCCCACCCTCCTGGGGAGATGATGTCAAGGCGTATGGGTGGAGCAGGCAGTGACTCAGGGCCCCATGACATGGGTCTACAGCAGAACGGGCCTGGGATGATGTTTAGGCCAGGTATGGGCATGCAGGACGGGCATGTGCAGGCCCTCCATTCTCCAGGCATGCACTCGCAATTCAGCGGCAATATGGGTAACCTCTCACAAATGCAGTCTCCGGGAGCAGGAGGAGGTGCAGGACACCCGAACGCACCAGCAGAGAGACGACCAGCAGACTTCCCCGCACCTCCGATGGGAGCGCAGCCACCGTTTCCTTACGGAGGGGCGAACCGTCAAGGGCCACCTCACAATgtatcccagggggtgaacaccTCACCAGGGAGCTTCCCTCCCCCATCTGAGTTCCCCCCAGGCCAGCGGTCGTCTGTTAGCAAACTCGGTGCTCTGTCACTTGGGAATTTTAGCAAAACCAGTGCTAAAGACAGTGTTTTTGGCCAGAGCTGCCTGGCGGCCCTATCTACGGCCTGCCAGAACATGATCGCAAGCCTAGGGGCTCCCAACCTCAACGTAACATTCAACAAGAAAAACCAAAACGAGGGCAAGCGAAAACTGAGTCAGACAGAGCAGGACATTAATAGCAGCACATCTAACGGGACTGGCAGTGCTGGGCCTGAGTATTTTCAGAGCAGCACTTCTCAGAACAACCAGCTGCCTGGCACTGGGAATAGCAATTCTAAGCCTGCAAGTCAAAACCAGACGGTGCAGGGGGAAGCCAGTGCCCTCTCCCCAAATTACAACATGGACGCTACCCCGTGCAATGAGGGGAAGGCAACAACAGGGAGTGGGAGAGGGAGAGGGAGGAGAAAAAGAGACAGTGGACATGTGagccctggaatttttttttcctctGAAAACGGCAACCCTGTTGTGAGTCCAGGCCAGCAGACCCCTTCAGCTGGTGTTGGGGAGAGGGGTGGGGGCACACCCCATGAGAAACACCTGTCCCCCTCTTGGGGGAAAGGAGGTGACCTAATGTTGGGGGACCAGACTGACCTGATGTCTTCTCTGGACAGTGGCATTCAAAGTGTTGCCAAGTCTGACAGCAGCTCGCCACGAGTGGACTTTCCTGATGATGTCAATGCCCACTTTGGCAACGAGGACGAGGTGTCCTCCAGCTCGGATGCGGGAGGCTCCTCAGCCAATAAGCCCAACCGTAGCCCCATGATCAATGGCTCACCCAAAATGCAAATAAACGGACAGAAACCCTTAAGCATGGGCATTAACAATCATACTACCTCGACGCCGGACAGCTACGGACTAAGCGCCGGAGCGGGAGCCGGCAGCAGTGGGGTGAGCCACCCAGGTACACCCGGGGGGGAGCAGGTACGCACCCCATCCAGCACCTCCGGTCAGGATGAAATCCACCCGTTGGAGATTCTACAGGCCCAGATCCAGCTGCAGAGGCAGCAGTTCAGCATCTCCGAGGACCAGCCTCTGGCCATGAAAAACGGCAAAAAGAATGGCGACTGCGCCTCGCAGAACGGAGACAACGAGCTGGCAAGCTGCAGCCCCGATGCTGGGAAGGGCTCAATGGGCACTATTGACCTTGACGCGCTCATGGCAGAGCAGCACGCCACCTGGTTCGTGCCCGCCGACAAGGCCATGATGGACGGGTCGGAGGACGACAAGGCCATGGGACCTTGGGAGAAAAACAAGAGCCAAAACAACAATAAAGAAG